In Plasmodium relictum strain SGS1 genome assembly, chromosome: 7, the genomic stretch CAGATTTAGAAAAAACAGCACAACCAAGTCTACAAGCACCAGAACAACAAAGTTCAGGAAATATAGAAAATCCTGTAGAAGAAGCAAGAAAAAAAGTagatttttttgaaaaattgtATAATTTCTTAAATTCCAGTTATATATGCCATAAAAAATTGTTGTTATCTAATTCAACAATgaacaaaaatttattagaaaaatataaattaaccaatgaagaagaaaaaaaatcagGTTCATGTAATTCATTAGAtttattacataaaattcaaaataatatgaaagtCATGTATTCCTTGTATGAAAATACGAACAGTGATTTACaatatttctattataaGTTATTTAAGAAGGaacttatttataatatatatcaactaagaaataatgataaaatcaAAGAACTATTAACAAATTCACCAAACGATCAGCCTGTTGAACCTTCAACCCAAACCCAGCAAAATCAAAGAGCAGGAGAAAACTTAAGAGGGGAAAGAGAACCATCTTTACCATTAAGTGAAGATAGATTAAATCAAACAGTACAAGGAAATAACGTAATGGAAGAATCTGATGTAACACATGAAAATGATACACAAGAAACAATCGATCAAAATTCTGAAGAAAATTCACATTCAGAAGAAGATAGAAGACAAAATGAAAATCTTTTAGAATCATATTTGCTTCAAAGCGAAACAtatgaaaatgaatatttaataaGTTTTATAAAATCTAAAAGAGAAGTAATTAATCAAATGAACCCAGAAAAAGAGCAAGAATTACTTAACGAAATTAGTGAATTAAGAGAAAAGGTGAAGTTACTATTTTCTAATctcaataaatataaattaaaattagaaagattaataaataagaaGAATGAAACTTTACGTTATCGAGCTATTCTTAAAAGAAAGGAAGCTTTAAAAGAACAATTACAAAAAAGATTAAATAGACTCAATAAACAAGAAGCTTCAGTATTACAAAATTTctctattttctttaataaaaaaagagaaaatgaaaaagagaaagtaaaaaatatgctacaaaacaatgaaaaattaatgaagcattataaatatgttattaaattttataatggTGAATTATCTCCACTAAAATCCATAAGCAATCTAGCAattcaaaaagaaaataattactTAAATTTAGAGAAATTTAGAGCATTAAGTGAAAcggaagaaataaaaaagaaaaatgttgATTTAGAAAAAAGCATTATAGGTTCTCTATCAAGTGGATTATACCATCTATTGTCAGAATTAGAAAAACttatagataataataattataatggTGAATCTAATGATGCAAATGGTTTATCAGTTCAAAAAGCATTAAATTTCAATGCTGATTTATTTCCAGAAAGTTCAGAAGGAAGCCAAAGTGCATCTTCAATTAACGGTTCATTAAGCCCTGAACCAAGTACAGTAACTAACTCAGATCCTCAAAGCCCGCCATCCCAAGAACAACCTGTACAAACTGAAAGTGCCCAAGAAACCAATGCAATCACACCAACTGATGGAAATACAGATAGCTCTGAAGGTAGTACTATCGCTGCTTCTAATacagaaaataatttaaatcaaGCAACAACGGGTACATCAGAAGAAACTGAACCTGAAGAAAATGTCCTTTCTAGATTTGATAATGCAACTTCTAAtgagtatttaaaaaaggtAGCTGAAACTTataaaactttaaaaaaagaaactgAAAAACATATTAATTCACTAAATAGCAACATTATTGATATATTAGAATCAAACTTCAcgaaaagaaattatttccTAAATGTTCTGGATTATgatttaatttcatttgaACATGAATTTTCAAATGATTATATTATTGAAGATCCATTTAAAGTGATAGAACCAGAAACAAGAAATAAACTTTTaggaaattatatttatatcttaGGATCAATAAATAAGgatatatcttttattaatgaaaatttatcatattttacaaaaatatctCAAAAATATAGTCATAATTTAGAACAAATTAAAAgtataattgaaaaaaaaaaatcacaGGATGAAAAACTTCTTCCTTTTTTGATAAGCTTTCAGAATCTATATGAAACATCATTGAACAATATcggaaattataaaaatgcttTAGATTCAAAGGTTGCTAATTGTGaacaaaataaagaattaatggAAGTTAAGATACAAAAAATCAAGGATAATAACAATGTTCAAGAAAcaatagaaaatttaaaaaaaaataaaagagagGGTGaagataattatttatatgattcCAATAATAGaactaaaaaattatcacCCAATGAACATAGAAATCGTAAACAGTTATGGACAAGATTTAAACAATTAAGAATTGTTcatgaaaataatatgaattcaCTCTTTTCAAATTTCGATCAACAAGATCTTGAACAGATATATGAAGATGTTTCACaacatatatgtataaatacaGTATGCCCCATAAATTCGGGATGTATTAGACGTTTAAATGGAAAGGAGGAATGTAGATGTCTTTTGAATTTCAAGAAAGAAGGAATGATGTGTGTTCCTGATGAAAATCCTACTTGTGAAATTAATAATGGTGGATGTGATACAACGGCAAATTGTACAAGCAATGGAGAGCAAATTACCTGTACTTGTAAATTAAATAAGTCTTTTCCTATCCACCAAGGAATATTCTGTAGTTCTTCAAATTACTTAagtttatcatttttattaattattatttttattttatataacttaatttaaaaaaaaaataaaataaaaataaaatatttatttttttattttaaatatttttttaagtctTTTAcaacttaataaaaaaaattctaagatcaaaaaaatattatatttatttatatagtaATACTCAAAATAATTAatctttaaaaaagaaagcttaaaaaaatacaaaatgtcacaaaaaaaattttaattttaaattgcaaactttatctttttcataaatGGAGAAAtagtataatataaaatttaactaaaacgaaaaagatataaataaaatattttttttttctttattcttttattgcAAGAactttttatgttttttttttttttttccctataataaaataaattttttactgatattttttaatgttattttatttttttttttttcttctaaataaatttaatttttaaaatttttttgataaaatgaTTGTATGCCATAGATAATATGAAGTTCAACTGtggattaaaaaataattttgctgaaaaatttcaaaatttagatgaaaataaaaagaatgatGTAAATGTACTCAATTCAAatggaaataataaaaatatttttcaaaaaaataatttaaaaaaaaacaataaatatatgaactatccaaatgaattaaataaaaatacttcttttgaaaaaaaagttagCCAATTTATTTCAAACAGAAAGTTAAATGATATATCATCAtcagaaaacaaaaaaaatgttttttacaatgaaaaaaatgttgtagataaaaaaatcaataaaatgtataaaaCTGAAAGTATTCATTGTAATAATAATCCCACTGTaaattgtataaaaaaaaagagttatataaatgaatgtAATGACTACAAGAAAACTTCTAATGTTAAAGGCGagtataaatttaataaattcatCAATAAGGAGAAAATATCTTGTGAAAactcaaaaaataaaaaaattaataatccTCACAATTTCACAGAAGAAAgcaatataaatgatattaagataagtaaaaatatgaataatatgaGTAATACTATAGATAATActtttaataatagtaataataaaaatgataatatgaataatagatttaaaaatagttttgtgaacattaataatataaataaaaatgtatgtgcaactaatatttataaagacAGTGAtcttaaattaaataattatcacAATAATCTATATAAAGTGAATCATAAAATTCATAATACTAATAATATATCTTATGGAAATGGAAATGTAAATTACTTCAATTCATCtaattttaatagaaaagagtcttttaaaaaaattcaaaacacatacaataaaaataatgataataggaaaattataaatgatCAAAACAAGTATAATGAAActaataaaagtaataaaaattataacgaAAAAAAGAATGACAATAATAACattgataataaaaagtattatagtaaaaataatgaagaaaatagcaataaaaatacaaacattataaataagaaaagctatttcaataaaaagtataacaatgaatatttttataattataacttaaataaaacttcttttaattacaatttaaaaataaatatcaataaaaataataatcattACGTAAGATacagaaaaaatgaattcaATAAAACTTATTGTAAtgagaattatttaaataaaaattttaaaaataaaaatatgggcaatttaaatataaatgagaACAATTTTagcaaaaataaaagttttatctcagataataatattaatgaaaaattcgAAGAACACTTtaagtataaaaataatgattctTATATTGATGAAATAAATAGATGTAATTATATAATCGAATCCGATATTTCATGTACACATAATGCAAATATATTAGcgtttaaaaaagaaaaagaaattaacaAAATTGAAAATGAATGTGAGAAcacaaataaatatgaagatacaaatataaatgaaaataaaaacaataatgctcattcaaataaaaatgaaaaaataagtgAAAATAGAGATAACGAGAAAgttgaaaataaagatataaaaaaaaatgaaactgAAGATAAAAGAATAGAAAATgattgtaataaaaaaaatgaaattttaaatgaagaaaattgtGATAATATGaatgaagaattaaaaagaaaaaaaagagaagaagaaaaaaaaaaaataatgaattggAAAACGGAAGAACAAGCATTGCTCGAAGAGGGATTAAgagtttataaaaatttaaagaattgtCCAGAAAAATGGATAAAAATTAGTGAAATTGTAAAAAGCAAAAATCCTGATGATTGTTTAAAGCGTTTTCTTTATTGTAGATCGATTGTTttgaaagaaaaagaaaaaatgaaaaaggaGATGGAgcaaatgaaagaaaaagaagaaaatgaaaaaaatgaatataaagaagaaaataataaagagaTTAAAAATAGTGAAGAACTTGAACAAGATATTGATAGTGATGATatgaatattaataataatataaatataaaaggaaaaagctTGATATTGAATAATgttctattaaaaaatatatcaatgTATAAAGCAGTATTATTGAAGtaagtatataaatattttacgATTAAAAGAATCTTTATATATacccttttttttaattatataggTTACAATTAGTTTGTACAAGATGTTGCAATACATTTGAAGTAATATCAACAACTAAAGATGATTCTCAATTAGGTAAAAtgctatttttatatttttttttttttttttcactcttatttaaatttcctttttttttttaaatatagttTGTAATTGTATAAATTGCTGTAATAGTGCAGTTATTGAaatttatagaaatatatgttttttggAAAATAGCTGCATCTGcgttttaaaatttaaccAGTGTTCATTAATGGTAtgataaaagtaaataatatataaaatttaaaatagttatgtatatttctatattaatCTTCTCAGGATTTATTAACTGCTGACTATAGCATGAACTGTGAGAATTGTGGTagaaaaattgtttttaaaaatgttacatcaggtatattattttctaatttatatataaaactcatatacattttttttttatataaactatatataaaatttttatatatgaacttcatatatattttgtatataCAACTTACAATAtactaaatattttaattattttaggTAAAGAAATGAATGCTAACTGTCATAATTGTTTCACTAAATtagaatttaaatataaggATTTTTCTTTTGACGATACAATTAATGCAAATAATGACactataaaaaagtaaaaataattaattatatatatatatataatatttattacacatctttttgttttttatttatagaattgatgaaatgataaataagttatttacaaaaaaaaagtcgAACAAAAAAGTTTTGAGTAcatcaaataatttaaaaatagaaaaatgtaaaaat encodes the following:
- the MSP1 gene encoding merozoite surface protein 1, putative, with the translated sequence MKIKFFLFFFIFLGTNSFGKQYNDNYEGLINKLELLEELVVSGYDLFKKKNVESGSKQKIIKFLSRAEELKFPKLNNLINHIKSVINKDNGLDYLIERYEEFDELMNIIDFYFDLLRAKLQDMCMRDGCKIPFYLKIYDGELNVLRKVVLSYRMPLQNIKNNINKLQAFIKANESTVKKLKELIQTAEQVIESKKTGLADTGKVQERKDTYRAQYDIYFYKKQLEESEKMIEVLKHHLKKIRSNEDIKPLLEQIKEKTKTQPVDEGKKKEIAELEAKVQNIAKNIRLNIESLILDPHELEFYLREKRKKSTNIADPENSEDENLAVSGNVSDTYPHGIETPLAENDIKDILRPRNDKLPFGNLYDPQYGNIIEGITILQDKYELNDFLSKIKDIVTSTKKFLTYSKSNYDRLSSLHVEESNRYKPLIEDFLKSKHANALQEQKVTELVEKRNSFVSSKSISKAFSTYYENSESHIEKLEGQRKYLEDYSLRKAFTKKEINKYTELKKKIETEINELTEQLKEEEKELSANPSDIDNIVEYMQANKQLIIQKVEELKKVEKLLKDVQLMDRLYVPRLYKSKHKAEPYYLFIIKHEVDKMKSFIPKINNLLQEEKSKLEKLTKTTTAEQTNVPGKVTPPVVAADEEVTQVTTPSCSSSACSSSQTHETPSPDLEKTAQPSLQAPEQQSSGNIENPVEEARKKVDFFEKLYNFLNSSYICHKKLLLSNSTMNKNLLEKYKLTNEEEKKSGSCNSLDLLHKIQNNMKVMYSLYENTNSDLQYFYYKLFKKELIYNIYQLRNNDKIKELLTNSPNDQPVEPSTQTQQNQRAGENLRGEREPSLPLSEDRLNQTVQGNNVMEESDVTHENDTQETIDQNSEENSHSEEDRRQNENLLESYLLQSETYENEYLISFIKSKREVINQMNPEKEQELLNEISELREKVKLLFSNLNKYKLKLERLINKKNETLRYRAILKRKEALKEQLQKRLNRLNKQEASVLQNFSIFFNKKRENEKEKVKNMLQNNEKLMKHYKYVIKFYNGELSPLKSISNLAIQKENNYLNLEKFRALSETEEIKKKNVDLEKSIIGSLSSGLYHLLSELEKLIDNNNYNGESNDANGLSVQKALNFNADLFPESSEGSQSASSINGSLSPEPSTVTNSDPQSPPSQEQPVQTESAQETNAITPTDGNTDSSEGSTIAASNTENNLNQATTGTSEETEPEENVLSRFDNATSNEYLKKVAETYKTLKKETEKHINSLNSNIIDILESNFTKRNYFLNVLDYDLISFEHEFSNDYIIEDPFKVIEPETRNKLLGNYIYILGSINKDISFINENLSYFTKISQKYSHNLEQIKSIIEKKKSQDEKLLPFLISFQNLYETSLNNIGNYKNALDSKVANCEQNKELMEVKIQKIKDNNNVQETIENLKKNKREGEDNYLYDSNNRTKKLSPNEHRNRKQLWTRFKQLRIVHENNMNSLFSNFDQQDLEQIYEDVSQHICINTVCPINSGCIRRLNGKEECRCLLNFKKEGMMCVPDENPTCEINNGGCDTTANCTSNGEQITCTCKLNKSFPIHQGIFCSSSNYLSLSFLLIIIFILYNLI